One Halanaerobiales bacterium genomic window, TCACTTGTTATCTCAGTATCTTCAACTACATCATGTAACAATGCGGCTGCTATTGAAATTATATCAAGTTCAAGTCTAGCTAAAATAAGAGCAACACCTAAAGGATGCTCGACAAAAGGCTCACCTGAAATTCTATATTGGCCTTCGTGGGCATCTTTAGAATACTCATACGCCTCTCTTACTAAAGATAAATCAGCATCCTCCATATATTCATTTAATTGATTTATAAGTTGCTCTAGCTCCATTATAATCCCTCAGTCTTTTAGAAGGCTGAAAACATCATAACCTTTCAGCTTATCCCTTCCATTTAAATCTTCTAATTCAAGCAAAAATCCAAT contains:
- a CDS encoding HD domain-containing protein, with amino-acid sequence MELEQLINQLNEYMEDADLSLVREAYEYSKDAHEGQYRISGEPFVEHPLGVALILARLELDIISIAAALLHDVVEDTEITSDDIEEKFGSEIALIVDGVTKLTRMNFNSKEEHQAESLRKMFLAMAEDIRVVLIKLADRLHNMRTLSYMKR